The window CAGGTTCCATCATCAATTTCTCCAAAATTTGTTGTTGTTTATCTGTTAGAGTGTAAACCTCGAAATTTTCGCTATCAACATTGATTTCAAACGGCACATCTGGATGAATACGAATTACTACCATAAAAAGAGACCTTTCAGGATCGGTCGATAAAATCGGTTTAGGAGAACCATTGTTGCTCAAAGAACTCACTATTGTAGGAATGCCGGTTGCATATTTTTCTGCCAGCCTAATATTTTTAAGCCAATCACCAAGTTTTAAATTCCTGTAATTTCTAGCAGTAATTCTTAGTTGCGCTAAAGCCACTTCATCAATAGGAGGCAATGGACCTGGATAACTAAGTATTTCAATTCTACGATCATTACCTGCCTTATATACCCTAATTTCATTTGGAGTCGGATTTGTATAACTTCTATGATATAATGCGTTTACAATTGCTTCCTCCAAAGCTTGATAGGGATAATTAAAATATCTCCTTGATTCTACTTGCGATTCACTCTTCCGAACAAATGCCTTAATTACATTACTATCCAAATAATCCATTATTTGTCTTATTTGAATATGAACAGGACCTTGGAATTTCTTTTCAGAATATCTAGTTCCGGCTTCGTCCTCAAATTCAACTAAATTTGTAACACAGCCTTCGAAAAATTTCTCTGGATGCTTACAAAACATCAAAAGACCCACATTTAAAGGCTTAATGTTTTCCGGCGTCCCCCTTGCAATTTGCATTTTTATAGCTATTTCGGTCAAAGTAAGTCCAGAAATCTCGTCGTATAAAGTGCTTTTAATTTCCTGCAGATATGCTTGAATTAGCCCCAAGTCCAAATCATTAATACTCGCTTTGGTATTTATCCGATCATCAAAATATTTATATGACGCTAATTCATTTAGTCGTTCTTTTAACCGTCGAGTTGCCGGAATAGTAACCGAAGAAGGTCTAACGTACTGTTTCAGTTGTCCTTTAGGTCCAAGTGTATTCGGAGCTTCATATGGTCGTTCCTCGCCAGTATTCACCCAAATTATTACTATATGCTTATCTTGGTAGACAATTGGCTCAATGATTGGAAAAATATTGGGCTGAATTTTAAAACAAAGTTCGATAAACTCCTTTTGAATCTTGTCAATTTGATTAAGCTGGACTCCAACAGGAGGGAGAATTGGAATGCCATCTTTTTCTTCAATCCCGACTATTATATAACCACTCCCATATTCATTAATGTCATTTGCAAAAGCACACATCGTATGAATAACCTCCTCAGGATTCCACCCGCGTTTATATTCAATTCTGACCGACTCCACCGTTTTAGCATTTACAAGGTCGTCTATATTTATTGGTATTGCCATTTCATTTAGTTGGAAATTCTTTATATACTTGTCCATCAATCATACAGCCACCCTTTGCATACAAGGGATGCGCCTTTACAAGTGTAGGATCGCTTAAGTCGGGATTAAAAATACGTTTTCCCCATTGTTTAAAGAAAAAAGGTATATTTTGTCTCTTACAATTATCCCTAATTTTCAAAACCCATTCCTTTTC of the Paraflavitalea devenefica genome contains:
- a CDS encoding RNA-binding domain-containing protein, whose product is MAIPINIDDLVNAKTVESVRIEYKRGWNPEEVIHTMCAFANDINEYGSGYIIVGIEEKDGIPILPPVGVQLNQIDKIQKEFIELCFKIQPNIFPIIEPIVYQDKHIVIIWVNTGEERPYEAPNTLGPKGQLKQYVRPSSVTIPATRRLKERLNELASYKYFDDRINTKASINDLDLGLIQAYLQEIKSTLYDEISGLTLTEIAIKMQIARGTPENIKPLNVGLLMFCKHPEKFFEGCVTNLVEFEDEAGTRYSEKKFQGPVHIQIRQIMDYLDSNVIKAFVRKSESQVESRRYFNYPYQALEEAIVNALYHRSYTNPTPNEIRVYKAGNDRRIEILSYPGPLPPIDEVALAQLRITARNYRNLKLGDWLKNIRLAEKYATGIPTIVSSLSNNGSPKPILSTDPERSLFMVVIRIHPDVPFEINVDSENFEVYTLTDKQQQILEKLMMEPAMDEEIPKLFQWSISDEISFLLKNGLIAMKGNIYFITPKGRNALKSSF